ccactgaagTTAATGCgtctgaaaaataaaaacgcaGATGGCACATGGACTGCATCCATATTTTGTGTATGGGGCCTAAAAGAGGTTCTGTAGCTGCTGAAGTATGTTTTTTTCTTGTATGGTACATGATACAAGCATGAAAATTGTAGGTCATAAGATAACATGTCACTCGTCAGCTTTATTGATTGACTCTTCTCAAAGAGTTTTTGTACAGCAGTTTAGGCCTATCCTAATGAACAGCAAACATCTATCCAGTTCATTCTTAAAGAAATTTAGCAACAGCTAGGCTCTAAGCTTAATTGCTTAAGTACTGTATGTCCACATGGGCCGCAGATTTCGTGGCACACCagagcaaacttttttttttcctttgcgcTCTGGATTTACTGTGAATTTCACTCCTCTTCATCGAAAGGGGTGAAATCCATGGTGAAAATCCTCAGTAAGAATAGACCCGCCGTAGATTTCtacaaatctgcagcatgcaTATCTGCTACCTATGAACATACAGTGAAGTTTTAACAGTATTAGAAGTAATTTTTGTAATGTTTTTGTCAACTAAGTAACTTGTGTGTatctttacatgacaaaacttaataaaaaagaTACTTGAAAAGAAAGAAGTAATTACAGTATATGCCTACAGCCTCACAATTTATAGGTCTGCTGTGCTCCTTGGTGCCTTGTAACATATCTACAATTTACAACACAGGGAACAATATCCTTTATAACTGTGCCAATTTAATATATTTCACAAGTGGCACATGGGGGAAGACAACGCTGCGGGAAGCCAACCGCACCAGCCAATCAACGGTCAAGCTTTTATTGGTCTAGAACAAATGAACCCAATGTAAAATGAAGAATCTTTGTTCCAGTGTTAGAGATTTACCTACTTGAGTAATGTTAAACACATAGACTGAACGTTACTGTGTATTTCTATTAGAAATGATATGAATGATAGGAATGGATGCCCAGTGTGATGTATGCTAATTGACAATTACAGGTTTCATTGCTTTACTTATCTTAGGGGCTGCGGCACAAAGCTCCTTGTGTTATCTATTGTATCCTTAATTGTATTGTAGCCTTGATTCCCTGCCAATTTCACCTTTGATTTACGGCCTTTAACAAACCATGATGAATTGCCCTCACCATGGAATAAATATGTGTTAAGATGAAATAAATAGTTCAGGGTTTGTTTAACCCCTGGGAATGATacgcatacatatatacacaagaTGCAATAGgagtaaagggtgtattagactgtcagaattTCTGTAAGATCATAGCTAACGAGCTGGCAGTGTAATACCGCCGCCGATTACCCGATCAACAAGCGAAGACCCGTTCATTGAGAAATCCAATATGTCAAAGTGTCTAATCACGATccgctgctggcaaacaatgattcagtatggggacgagtgatgacaTTAGCgatctctcctccccatactgtggaggagatcgctgcatgtaatagcagtagtCTCCACCGCTAACGAGCAGGCAAacgctgggaaggaacgcttcctttcaGACAATCGCCTGCATTATACAGGCTTAAGAAGCTACACGTACATTCCTGTGTAAATTGAATTTCACAATAGTTACAATAAAGGTTGGCCGTACAATGAACACAGTAGCTAATCAAACATTTCAATCTATTTGCAAAATCTCTTAATTGTAGAAATTAATCTCGGGTTATATTTATTTGAATAGGGAGAGAGCATTGGAAATGcttgagttccttcaaaaactgtgtgcaagtgcacctagaagaactgatgttgtcttaaagggtggtcacaccaaatattgatttgatttggtttcttttttgttaattcactttgcattttgttaattgatacaaATAAActgttaacacttctattttagAGTATTCTTACCTTGTGGGTTTTTTACACACCTGCCTGATACTTTTGCACAGCACTGTATCTATGACTGTTTATATCTCTTTTTAATTCATCTGCTTCATTGTCTATGGATTTCTGTAGTAGATGTACAGTAGATATACCTTATAGTAGATATAGGAGACGTGTAAAGAAACACTACAAATGATTAATATACTAAATACGCTTGTCTTTGCTCTGTCCACAGGAAGTGCCCTGAAGGCTTTTCTTGTTTGAAGGTCGGCAGAAACCCCAATTATGGTTACACCAGCTTTGACACATTTGGATGGGCTTTTCTCTCTCTTTTCCGACTTATGACACAAGACTATTGGGAGAACTTATATCAACAGGTAGAGCCTAAGAAATCATTGAATGCAGTTTTTATCCATTCATCTGGGGTGTTTTTGATCCTGTCAGTATAATGAGTGGACCATGTATTACAAACCCTATAGAGTATATTGTACTCATGGTTTAATTGTGTTTCATCACTGTTTGATTGAATAGTTGATTAACGAATAGTGTCGAGCGAATCGAACTCCACGAATTGAGATTTGATcccaatttcagggaaaattttattCGCTGTGAagccttgtgcttcgtggtagcgaataaaTTTTCCatgaatggtggtaaaaaaattaaaagaaaaacatCATATTTACCGCATCCGTTGGAGCGTAAAGAgtcggccgccaccatcttgattgaagttctCGCACTAAATCCCAtgcgtggtgatgtatgacgtcacctcACCAGgcgatgtgatgacatcatcacggtcCACGCGAGATTTCGTGCTAGATCTTCCATAAAGGTGGCAGCGACtggctcttcgcgatcaaatggatgagggttagtatgattttattaattttttttatgttacactgtattattactttcagatgccgcaatcagctatgaacgcagcatctgagggggtaCAATGACGCtacgtgatgaagtaattcatcataaagcaaattttttggtaaaattcagcgaagcagctgaATAAAATATTTGAATAATTCTATTATCACTATTAGCGGTGatagtaaaaaaaattgcttaaaaaacCCCCCAACAAATTCCAACTGGTGGCTTtgcgtttctttttttttctttttgcagactCTACGAGCAGCAGGGAAGACATATATGATATTTTTTGTCTTCGTCATATTTTTGGGTTCATTTTATTTGGTGAACTTGATACTTGCTGTGGTGGCCATGGCTTATGAAGAGCAGAACCAAGCCAGCATTGCCGAGGCAGAAGCAAAGGAAAAGGAGTTTCAACAAGCTATGGAGCAACTAAAGAAGGAACAAGAGGTTAGTTGAAATGCACATTAGGCTTAGCCAAGCTTTGTATGTGTGATACTTTCATGCTATGCATTACTGATACAGTTTTCTAATGACTTGGTGCATTATATTGAAGCATTGATGTTAGTAGAGATATTATGGCAATGACAGACAGTCCCAAGCAGACATCCTGTAAGATTCCAGCTTCACTTCAGCACATTGTCTGTTTGTCTATGTTTTCGACTGCTCTGTAACGTCTCTGatgtaaaatataatataaatggaTATTTGGAAAAACTAGGCGTATCTGTGACTTAGACATTTTATAAGCTGGTGGGACTGCAGTAAAGATGTGTGTACCATAGCGGCAGCCCATGTGAAAAGTTTATTTGAAAGGATGTAATAATGTGCTGGGACAGGCCTGACAAGGTTAAAGTTAAAAGCAGTTAAAAGTTAAGCAGTGAAGAATTAACCCATGGATCATGGAAAAAGTAGGAAAAGGGGGCAAACAAACATCAAATCATCCTAGACGTGAGGAGGAGATTCAATGGAGGGTTTTGGAGCTCCTGTTCTGGTGATCATTGGGGATCCCAGCATTGGGTCAACCAGcgatcagacatttatcacctataaaTGTTTATTGTAGGAATGCTCCCTTTATATTATGGGGCCCCTTTACACTGTATGTATACAGCCATAAAGGTTCACTAGTGTTTAAAAGGGACTGTATTATTTTCAGGGGAAGCTTGAGCGGAAATTGTCATATGTGCCTTTTTAATGTGTCTTAAGCAGGCGCTGGCTAATAAAGGACCAGATGCCGGATCATATAGCTCTTGTGAGATGTCACCATTCAGTTCTAAAAGTGCCAAAGAAAGAAGAAAtcgaagaaagaaaaaaaaatcttcagaaGTTGATGAGTATAACGATGATCTAAGAACTAACAGGGGGGAATCTGATGAAGAGAGTGGACGCAAGCCGGTAATTTTATGACTcataaatagatagatggatagatagatagtaggtaGATAGACATGAGGTGCCAGTTAGATACATATATGTAATAAACTTATCGATACAGAAAATTGATTGATAATTATACATTTAACAGATAATTAGGAAGATAAGAGATAGACAGACGaagagattgatagatagatataagatagatagatagatatgagatagatagatataagatagatagatagatagatatgatatagatagatataagatagatagatagatagatagatataagatagatagatataagatagaaagatatgagatagatagatatgagatagatagatataagatagatagatataagatagaaagatatgagatagatagatataagatagatagatataagatagatagatatgagatagatagatataagatagatagatagatagatatgatatagatagatataagatagatagatagatataagatagatagatataagatagaaagatatgagatagatagatatgagatagatagatataagatagatagatataagatagatagatatgagatagatagatataagatagatagatagatagatatgatatagatagatataagatagatagatagatagatataagatagatagatataagatagaaagatatgagatagatagatatgagatagatagatataagatagatagatagatagatatgagatagatagatataagatagatagatagatagatataagatagatagatataagatagaaagatatgagatagatagatatgagatagatagatagatataagatagatagatataagatagaaagatatgagatagatagatatgagatagatagatatgagatagatagatatgagatagatagatatgagatagatagatatgagatagatagatatgagatagatagatatgagatagatagatataagatagatagatatgagatcgatCGATACATACAAAATGCCAGCTATAAGCATATTCAGTAAACCTATAGCTAGATACAGAGAACAGATTGATAACTAGGatgataagagatagatagatagacgtgTAGTTGTGGAGCAGTGTAGCCTCTATTCATGTCCACAACCCTTGACCATGCTCAGTGAATCCAAATTTGGGCAGTGAGTCTATTACTTAAATGTTCCTTTGAAGATCTCTTTAGTTCATAAATCACTCATCTTTGCAAATTAATATGACCTCAGTGCACCTGTTCATGTTCTCCCGGAGGAAGTGGCCACTGTGCTAGTCTTTCAAGTAAAGCAAATGTCATTTCTTTCTACACCTATTTGCTTGTAGCTAATTTGGAGCGGATTAAAGAGCACTCTACCAGTTCTTGACAGGTGTCACATCCCTTCAAGACTGGACTGAAACAGCAGCTACACTGCAGGGAATAGCTGACTCCTATTTCGAACATTTTATACTTATAAAGTATATACACAACTGTATGTCTATACGTAAATCAGACAGGCCAGTCATCCTAAATACACGGGAGTGCATTATTCAGTACAAATCTATCAGGATGGAGAATGATACATTATTATTATGCCACTgacttatattttattttttagtcctTACTTGGCATCGGTATTGGACCTATCTCTGGTAGACGGAGGAAAAGCAATGGAAACATATTTAATTTCCGTCCTAGAGACCTTTACTCAGAGACTGAATTTGCAGATGATGAAGGGAGCAATGCCAGTTATGGTCACAGAGGATCTTTGCTCGTTCCACGTGCAGGAAGACGCCAAAGTATACAGAGCCAAACAAGTGCCAACTCCTATCCAAATACACCCGGGTTCACACAGAATGGCAAGAGAAACAGTTCAGTGGATTGTAATGGAGTGGTATCTTTGGTTGGAGAAGCTGGCATGTACTCAAATCCAACATCTCCTGGAGGATTACAGCTGCCAGCGGTCATCGTGGAGAAGACAGGAACAGAAGAAAATGTAAGTTGCGTCAACATTCTAGCGTGCAGAGCTGCTTACTACAGCACTGCTTCCATTAACTTTATTGATGGATGCAAGGTGTCCAACCCTGTCattcagctagtgatggccaatCCTAAGGATAGCCAATCACTTAGTAAAAGCTAGACAACCGTTTTAATAATGATAACCGTTCAGTGGGGATATATTAGGAGGTTCCTGCAAAGAATATTAAATAAACTGGGAGAAGAGTCTGCTAGTCTTGCTTATGCACCCTGAGCCAATGAAGCTGAGGATGGTACATCTCCGTTCAATGAGCATGTACTGCTTATCAGCACCTATGTAGTGAATTGTGGTGTCCTGTTCTCAGCTTCAACAGCGCTCCTGCTGGAGAATAGCCCCAGACTCTTCTCACAGTATGTTCAATTTGTATTTACTATTCTTTGCATGGATGGATGGGCTTGCAGGTTTGGGACTCTAAACCTAAGCTGTATGACAGCATGCAGGTAGTTTGGTGGCCCCCAAACCAGGTGACAAACCCTAACATGTATGTAGACTTTTATATTTATGGAAGAAGAAAGT
This sequence is a window from Bufo gargarizans isolate SCDJY-AF-19 chromosome 5, ASM1485885v1, whole genome shotgun sequence. Protein-coding genes within it:
- the LOC122939477 gene encoding sodium channel protein type 5 subunit alpha-like, coding for MAVLLLPPSPDSFRRFTPESLAAIEKRIAEEQARSAKQEYREGEDNENKEGLPTSHPDLEAGKQLPRIFGDFPSHLIGQPLEDIDPFYKNKKTFIVLNKGKTIFRFSATPALYIISPFHPIRRAAIKILVHSLFSMFIMCTILTNCVFMAMSDLGTWGKYVEYTFTGIYTFESLIKILARGFCLKQFTFLRDPWNWLDFSVIVMAYATEFVDLGNVSALRTFRVLRALKTISVIPGLKTIVGALIQSVRKLADVMILTVFCLSVFALIGLQLFMGHLKQKCVRNFTEYNRSLSENFYWGMDNSSWSTYDEFISDEKNIYIKNGTKDALLCGNSSDAGKCPEGFSCLKVGRNPNYGYTSFDTFGWAFLSLFRLMTQDYWENLYQQTLRAAGKTYMIFFVFVIFLGSFYLVNLILAVVAMAYEEQNQASIAEAEAKEKEFQQAMEQLKKEQEQALANKGPDAGSYSSCEMSPFSSKSAKERRNRRKKKKSSEVDEYNDDLRTNRGESDEESGRKPSLLGIGIGPISGRRRKSNGNIFNFRPRDLYSETEFADDEGSNASYGHRGSLLVPRAGRRQSIQSQTSANSYPNTPGFTQNGKRNSSVDCNGVVSLVGEAGMYSNPTSPGGLQLPAVIVEKTGTEENVSCVNILACRAAYYSTASINFIDGCKVSNPVIQLVMANPKDSQSLSKS